The following proteins are encoded in a genomic region of Grus americana isolate bGruAme1 chromosome 5, bGruAme1.mat, whole genome shotgun sequence:
- the CTSD gene encoding cathepsin D yields the protein MGPRGLLLLLALAGPCAALIRIPLTKFPSMRRVLNEVGSEIPDMNALTQLLRFKLGFADLAEPTPEILKNYMDAQYYGEIGIGTPPQKFTVVFDTGSSNLWVPSVHCHLLDIACLLHHKYDASKSSTYVENGTEFAIHYGTGSLSGYLSQDTVTLGNLKIKNQIFGEAVKQPGITFIAAKFDGILGMAFPRISVDKVTPFFDNIMQQKLIEKNIFSFYLNRDPSAQPGGELLLGGTDPKYYSGDFSWVNVTRKAYWQVHMDAVDVANGLTLCKGGCEAIVDTGTSLITGPTKEVKELQTAIGAKPLIKGQYVIPCDKVSSLPVVTLTLGGKPYQLTGEQYVFKVSVQGETICLSGFSGLDIPPPGGPLWILGDVFIGPYYTVFDRDNDSVGFAKCV from the exons ATGGGGCCTCGCggcctcctcctgctgctcgcCCTGGCGGGGCCCTGCGCGGCCCTCATCAG GATCCCCCTGACCAAGTTCCCTTCCATGCGACGGGTCCTGAATGAGGTGGGCAGTGAGATCCCAGACATGAATGCCCTCACCCAGCTCCTCAGGTTCAAGCTGGGCTTTGCTGACCTGGCTGAGCCCACCCCAGAGATCCTGAAGAACTACATGGAT GCCCAGTATTATGGTGAGATCGGCATTGGGACCCCCCCACAGAAGTTCACTGTGGTCTTTGACACTGGATCCTCCAACCTCTGGGTGCCATCTGTGCACTGTCACCTCCTGGACATTGCCTGCT tgCTGCACCACAAGTACGATGCTTCGAAATCCAGCACCTACGTGGAGAACGGCACAGAGTTTGCCATCCACTATGGGACGGGGAGCCTCTCTGGGTACCTCAGCCAGGACACTGTCACG CTTGGTAACTTGAAAATCAAGAACCAAATCTTCGGGGAGGCCGTGAAGCAGCCAGGCATCACGTTCATTGCTGCCAAGTTTGATGGCATCCTGGGCATGGCGTTCCCAAGGATCTCTGTGGACAAGGTCACCCCTTTCTTCGATAACATCATGCAGCAGAAGCTGATTGAGAAAAACATCTTCTCCTTCTACCTGAACAG agaccCCAGCGCTCAGCCCGGTGGTGAGCTGCTCCTGGGAGGGACCGACCCCAAGTATTACAGCGGTGACTTCAGCTGGGTCAATGTCACACGCAAGGCCTACTGGCAGGTCCACATGGATGC GGTGGACGTTGCCAACGGGCTGACTCTGTGCAAAGGGGGCTGCGAGGCCATCGTGGACACAGGAACCTCACTCATCACTGGCCCCACCAAGGAAGTGAAGGAGCTGCAGACGGCCATTGGTGCAAAACCACTCATCAAAGGCCAG taCGTGATCCCCTGCGATAAGGTGTCGTCTCTGCCTGTCGTCACACTAACACTAGGAGGGAAGCCCTACCAGCTTACTGGAGAGCAGTACGTCTTCAAG GTTTCTGTACAAGGAGAGACCATCTGCCTGAGTGGCTTTTCAGGCCTGGACATCCCACCCCCCGGGGGCCCTCTCTGGATCCTGGGAGATGTCTTCATCGGTCCCTACTACACTGTCTTTGACCGTGATAACGACTCTGTTGGCTTTGCCAAATGTGTCTAA
- the LOC129207592 gene encoding cytosolic 5'-nucleotidase 1A-like isoform X2 codes for MAEPESTVINTDVKQKDPSKALVIAVTTRAIFDLEEEHKLYLEKGKEEYTRHQQANQDKPLPPGTAFAFIQAVQYVNKKILESNPAEKDLFDILVLSNNSPESGVRIINSAKHYGLEISKFCFVSDEDSTQYLKSHGVKLFLSADRTDVCNALRRGVSAALVFQQEVQAPSTLLRVVFDGDAVLFSDETDQVFREQGLEGAVQYERVMEAVPMGEGPLKAFAMHLGKMCKKFSQEESPIRTYLVTARSGRDMGIRAIKTLREWGLAIDEAFFMDGAPKGPILAQIQPHIFFDDGLHNIQGAQNVGVPSAWVPSCC; via the exons ATGGCAGAGCCTGAAAGCACAGTCATAAACACTGATGTGAAACAG AAAGACCCCAGCAAGGCACTGGTCATTGCGGTGACCACCAGAGCCATATTCGACCTGGAGGAGGAGCACAAGCTCTACCTGgagaagggcaaggaggagtACACAAGGCACCAGCAGGCCAACCAGGACAAGCCCCTGCCACCAGGCACAGCCTTTGCCTTCATCCAG GCAGTGCAGTATGTGAACAAGAAGATTCTAGAGAGCAACCCAGCAGAGAAGGACCTCTTTGACATCCTGGTGCTCTCCAACAACAGCCCAGAGAGCGGTGTGCGCATCATCAACAGCGCCAAGCACTATG GCCTGGAGATCTCCAAGTTCTGCTTCGTCAGTGACGAGGACTCCACACAGTACCTGAAGTCCCATGGGGTCAAGCTCTTCCTCTCAGCTGACAGGACAGATGTCTGCAATGCCCTCCGGAGAG GGGTCTCGGCAGCGCTCGTCTTCCAGCAGGAGGTGCaggcccccagcaccctgctccgCGTGGTGTTCGACGGGGATGCTGTGCTCTTCTCCGACGAGACGGACCAGGTCTTCCGGGAGCAAGGGCTGGAGGGGGCAGTGCAGTATGAGCGGGTGATGGAGGCTGTACCCATGGGAGAG GGTCCCCTGAAGGCTTTTGCCATGCACCTTGGGAAAATGTGCAAGAAGTTCAGCCAGGAAGAATCCCCCATCCGCACCTACCTAGTGACTGCCCGCAGTGGCCGGGACATGGGCATCCGAGCCATCAAGACACTCCGGGAATGGGGTCTGGCCATCGACGAGGCTTTCTTCATGGACGGGGCTCCCAAGGGCCCCATCCTCGCCCAGATCCAGCCCCACATTTTCTTTGACGACGGGCTTCATAACATCCAGGGGGCTCAAAATGTGGGTGTACCGTCTGCTTGGGTCCCCTcctgttgctga
- the SYT8 gene encoding synaptotagmin-8 isoform X1 produces the protein MVVAARKGQAMASLLPSSPTANPRSAIATTAQPGFLGGWLSQIPLPKWALIAMAVAVAILLLLFLIRIIRCCCGKKKSKKKERVSLCAVSGSTMASLVQPEMEDLEQGMEQMGRGKLQYSLEYNFRAQELKVGVKQAAELKAMDSGGTSDPYVIVYLTSDMKKKYETKVYRKTLNPIFNESFTFQVPQVEVPESTLVMQIYDFNRFIKHDIIGEVRLPLANVSLQHVIEQWSDLAVASKVEEEQLGEICFSLRYVPSTGKLTVLILEAKKLKRMDSHGLSDPFVKVHLILNRKKWKKKTTSVKKNTLSPYFNEMFVFDVPFNQIQNVDVVISVWDHDKVTKNEPIGKLFLGCRATGNQLRHWSDMLSNPRRPLAQWHSLQPPDVVDKALGLKSHLKLSLPPR, from the exons ATGGTGGTGGCAGCCAGGAAAGGCCAGGCGATggcctccctgctccccagcagccccacggCAAATCCCAGATCTGCCATCGCCACCACGGCTCAGCCAGGTTTCCTGGGCGGCTGGCTTAGCCAGATCCCAT TACCCAAATGGGCGCTCATCGCTATGGCTGTGGCAGTGgccattctcctcctcctcttcctcatccgCATCATCAGGTGCTGCTGTGGCAAGAAGAAGTCCAAGAAGAAGGAGAGAGTCAGCTTGTGCGCTGTCAGTGGCTCCACCATGGCCAGCCTC gTCCAGCCTGAGATGGAGGACCTGGAGCAGGGCATGGAGCAGATGGGACGAGGAAAGCTGCAGTACTCCCTGGAGTATAACTTCCGCGCGCAGGAG CTGAAAGTTGGTGTGAAGCAGGCAGCCGAGTTAAAGGCCATGGACAGTGGAGGCACATCTGATCCATATGTGATCGTCTACCTAACATCTGATATGAAGAAAAAGTACGAGACCAAAGTTTATCGCAAGACCCTGAACCCCATCTTCAACGAGAGCTTCACTTTCCAG GTACCCCAGGTAGAGGTGCCTGAATCCACGCTGGTGATGCAGATCTATGACTTCAACCGCTTCATCAAGCATGACATCATCGGTGAGGTCCGCCTACCCCTGGCCAATGTCAGCCTGCAGCATGTCATTGAGCAGTGGAGCGACCTGGCGGTGGCCAGTAAAGTGGAG GAAGAACAGCTGGGGGAGATCTGCTTCTCGCTGCGCTACGTCCCCAGCACCGGCAAGCTAACAGTGCTCATCCTGGAAGCCAAGAAACTGAAGCGAATGGACTCCCATGGACTCTCAG ATCCTTTTGTTAAGGTACATCTCATCCTGAAcaggaagaaatggaagaagaagACAACAAGCGTGAAGAAAAATACCTTAAGCCCTTACTTCAATGAGATGTTTGTTTTTGACGTGCCTTTCAATCAGATCCAG aaTGTGGACGTGGTCATCTCCGTCTGGGATCACGACAAAGTGACCAAGAATGAGCCCATTGGCAAACTCTTCCTGGGCTGCCGGGCCACGGGCAACCAGCTGCGGCACTGGTCTGACATGCTGTCCAACCCGCGCCGGCCCCTCGCCCAGTggcacagcctgcagcccccagacGTGGTCGACAAAGCCCTGGGGCTGAAGTCCCACCTCAAGCTGTCCCTCCCCCCCAGATAG
- the SYT8 gene encoding synaptotagmin-8 isoform X2, which translates to MAVAVAILLLLFLIRIIRCCCGKKKSKKKERVSLCAVSGSTMASLVQPEMEDLEQGMEQMGRGKLQYSLEYNFRAQELKVGVKQAAELKAMDSGGTSDPYVIVYLTSDMKKKYETKVYRKTLNPIFNESFTFQVPQVEVPESTLVMQIYDFNRFIKHDIIGEVRLPLANVSLQHVIEQWSDLAVASKVEEEQLGEICFSLRYVPSTGKLTVLILEAKKLKRMDSHGLSDPFVKVHLILNRKKWKKKTTSVKKNTLSPYFNEMFVFDVPFNQIQNVDVVISVWDHDKVTKNEPIGKLFLGCRATGNQLRHWSDMLSNPRRPLAQWHSLQPPDVVDKALGLKSHLKLSLPPR; encoded by the exons ATGGCTGTGGCAGTGgccattctcctcctcctcttcctcatccgCATCATCAGGTGCTGCTGTGGCAAGAAGAAGTCCAAGAAGAAGGAGAGAGTCAGCTTGTGCGCTGTCAGTGGCTCCACCATGGCCAGCCTC gTCCAGCCTGAGATGGAGGACCTGGAGCAGGGCATGGAGCAGATGGGACGAGGAAAGCTGCAGTACTCCCTGGAGTATAACTTCCGCGCGCAGGAG CTGAAAGTTGGTGTGAAGCAGGCAGCCGAGTTAAAGGCCATGGACAGTGGAGGCACATCTGATCCATATGTGATCGTCTACCTAACATCTGATATGAAGAAAAAGTACGAGACCAAAGTTTATCGCAAGACCCTGAACCCCATCTTCAACGAGAGCTTCACTTTCCAG GTACCCCAGGTAGAGGTGCCTGAATCCACGCTGGTGATGCAGATCTATGACTTCAACCGCTTCATCAAGCATGACATCATCGGTGAGGTCCGCCTACCCCTGGCCAATGTCAGCCTGCAGCATGTCATTGAGCAGTGGAGCGACCTGGCGGTGGCCAGTAAAGTGGAG GAAGAACAGCTGGGGGAGATCTGCTTCTCGCTGCGCTACGTCCCCAGCACCGGCAAGCTAACAGTGCTCATCCTGGAAGCCAAGAAACTGAAGCGAATGGACTCCCATGGACTCTCAG ATCCTTTTGTTAAGGTACATCTCATCCTGAAcaggaagaaatggaagaagaagACAACAAGCGTGAAGAAAAATACCTTAAGCCCTTACTTCAATGAGATGTTTGTTTTTGACGTGCCTTTCAATCAGATCCAG aaTGTGGACGTGGTCATCTCCGTCTGGGATCACGACAAAGTGACCAAGAATGAGCCCATTGGCAAACTCTTCCTGGGCTGCCGGGCCACGGGCAACCAGCTGCGGCACTGGTCTGACATGCTGTCCAACCCGCGCCGGCCCCTCGCCCAGTggcacagcctgcagcccccagacGTGGTCGACAAAGCCCTGGGGCTGAAGTCCCACCTCAAGCTGTCCCTCCCCCCCAGATAG
- the LOC129207592 gene encoding cytosolic 5'-nucleotidase 1A-like isoform X1 → MLSLDGLRQGAEAALVKDPSKALVIAVTTRAIFDLEEEHKLYLEKGKEEYTRHQQANQDKPLPPGTAFAFIQAVQYVNKKILESNPAEKDLFDILVLSNNSPESGVRIINSAKHYGLEISKFCFVSDEDSTQYLKSHGVKLFLSADRTDVCNALRRGVSAALVFQQEVQAPSTLLRVVFDGDAVLFSDETDQVFREQGLEGAVQYERVMEAVPMGEGPLKAFAMHLGKMCKKFSQEESPIRTYLVTARSGRDMGIRAIKTLREWGLAIDEAFFMDGAPKGPILAQIQPHIFFDDGLHNIQGAQNVGVPSAWVPSCC, encoded by the exons ATGCTGTCACTGGACGGGCTGCgccagggagcagaggcagcactCGTG AAAGACCCCAGCAAGGCACTGGTCATTGCGGTGACCACCAGAGCCATATTCGACCTGGAGGAGGAGCACAAGCTCTACCTGgagaagggcaaggaggagtACACAAGGCACCAGCAGGCCAACCAGGACAAGCCCCTGCCACCAGGCACAGCCTTTGCCTTCATCCAG GCAGTGCAGTATGTGAACAAGAAGATTCTAGAGAGCAACCCAGCAGAGAAGGACCTCTTTGACATCCTGGTGCTCTCCAACAACAGCCCAGAGAGCGGTGTGCGCATCATCAACAGCGCCAAGCACTATG GCCTGGAGATCTCCAAGTTCTGCTTCGTCAGTGACGAGGACTCCACACAGTACCTGAAGTCCCATGGGGTCAAGCTCTTCCTCTCAGCTGACAGGACAGATGTCTGCAATGCCCTCCGGAGAG GGGTCTCGGCAGCGCTCGTCTTCCAGCAGGAGGTGCaggcccccagcaccctgctccgCGTGGTGTTCGACGGGGATGCTGTGCTCTTCTCCGACGAGACGGACCAGGTCTTCCGGGAGCAAGGGCTGGAGGGGGCAGTGCAGTATGAGCGGGTGATGGAGGCTGTACCCATGGGAGAG GGTCCCCTGAAGGCTTTTGCCATGCACCTTGGGAAAATGTGCAAGAAGTTCAGCCAGGAAGAATCCCCCATCCGCACCTACCTAGTGACTGCCCGCAGTGGCCGGGACATGGGCATCCGAGCCATCAAGACACTCCGGGAATGGGGTCTGGCCATCGACGAGGCTTTCTTCATGGACGGGGCTCCCAAGGGCCCCATCCTCGCCCAGATCCAGCCCCACATTTTCTTTGACGACGGGCTTCATAACATCCAGGGGGCTCAAAATGTGGGTGTACCGTCTGCTTGGGTCCCCTcctgttgctga